A genomic region of Antennarius striatus isolate MH-2024 chromosome 16, ASM4005453v1, whole genome shotgun sequence contains the following coding sequences:
- the fahd1 gene encoding oxaloacetate tautomerase FAHD1, mitochondrial, which yields MASRNISRFWEWGKKIICVGRNYADHAKELKNAIPTQPVLFLKPPSAYVREGSPILVPSYTSNLHHEVELGVVIGKGGTAIPQSTAMEHVAGYALCLDMTARDIQDDCKSKGLPWTLAKAFNTSCPVSEFIPRERIPDPGNVQLWLKVNDQLRQSGCTSQMIFSIPYLISYISDFITLEEGDLILTGTPKGVSAVQEYDELQAGIEGVVTMSFRVDRQDQ from the coding sequence ATGGCATCACGGAACATTTCTCGATTTTGGGAATGGGGAAAGAAGATCATTTGTGTTGGGAGAAACTACGCGGATCACGCTAAAGAGCTAAAAAATGCGATTCCTACTCAACCGGTGCTGTTTCTGAAGCCACCATCTGCTTATGTTAGAGAGGGTTCGCCCATCCTGGTGCCCAGTTACACCAGCAACCTGCACCATGAAGTCGAGCTGGGGGTGGTGATCGGGAAAGGGGGTACAGCCATTCCTCAATCCACCGCAATGGAACATGTTGCGGGATACGCACTGTGCCTGGATATGACCGCAAGGGACATCCAGGACGACTGCAAATCCAAAGGTCTCCCCTGGACGCTGGCTAAAGCCTTCAACACCTCCTGCCCCGTCAGTGAGTTCATTCCCAGGGAACGCATCCCTGACCCCGGGAACGTCCAGCTGTGGTTAAAGGTTAACGACCAGTTGCGGCAGAGCGGCTGCACCTCGCAAATGATTTTCTCCATCCCGTATCTGATCAGCTACATCAGCGACTTCATCACCCTGGAGGAGGGAGATCTCATTTTGACCGGGACGCCTAAGGGGGTGTCCGCCGTGCAGGAGTATGATGAGCTGCAGGCTGGGATCGAGGGTGTTGTCACCATGAGCTTCCGAGTGGACCGACAAGATCAGTAG